The genomic stretch GAGGCGTTCTGACCGTTCCAGATCAGATCAGTAAGAGGAGCTCCTGAGGTTTgtttttttgattttctgttttcctgattttttttgatttcttcattttctgaaaGGTTATTTTTTTGGGATTTTGGGtttttttcttttataTAAACATTTGTAATTTCAACTGAGTCACTGGTGGATGTAGGCTTTGACAAATCGCTACTGGAAGTAGGACTTGGAGATATCATAACAGTATCTCCTTTTGCAGCCAAAAGTGGGTCGTGTTCTTCCTCGATCACGTGAtgtgaagaatttttcGAAACTGAGGTTTCAAAGCTGTCCATAATCGACATTTCTGGCCCTTCGTTCAAGGTGTTTAAAGCGTTTGAGGCTTCTTGGGTATCGTCAAAAGAGTCATCAGCCATAACTGATCCTGCTGTCACGAAAGATGGCTCCAATTCGCCGTTTTCTACGGCATCTGAGGACTCGCCATCAAGGTCCATCAGGTCATCGGGTGCGACGTCGGTTTTTCGTTTTCGGCCAATATCTGGCGGTTTCGGTTCGTTTAAAGCACTATTTGAAGCGTTGAAGTGGGAAGAGTCTCCAGGAGGCCCTTCCAGTTGATTGATGGCGTCTATATCCATCGTTTTTGGCAAGATGTCGGCCATTTTTTTTATTGCGGTAAGGATACGTGCAAAAAAAGCGTGATTTAGGCGAAACTACAGTGCACAGAGAGCATTTAAAGGCAAGAGATCAGCGCAGTGGCGCAGTGGAAGCGCGCAGGGCTCATAACCCTGATGTCCCCGGATCGAAACCGGGCTGCGCTAATGTTTTAATGAGAGTTAGTTTCGCTGATTTGCATTATTTTTGATCATGGTGTCAAAGTCACGTGGCAATTTATATATGCAGTATGCTGATTAGATAAAAATTCAAGACACGTaagttgaaaattggaCCTGATTTGACTTGACATCTTGAACTgatatctttctttttagGAACTGCAATTTCTGCATAGCATTTACAACCAGCATACATAATGGTATGTAAAAGGAGTGGATTTCTCAACGGAGAATCATGAGGAATTTGAACGGAGTTTTACGTGTTTTTCAATACAAAGATATCTTGGAGACGGATTCGGCGTATCTTGAGTATTTTAGATACTTGAATTTCGagcaattgaacaactacGGAATGAGCCAATGTGATAAACATCAGAGTGGTTACGAGAACAAGAATCTGAAATCCTGTCCAAATTTTATATTGTCAAAGCATTTCTGAGTCTATGAATTGTCTATGTTGCCATATCTGGTATTATGATGAGAAATATGTGGCTTTTTCATTCATCTTTCAAAATCCCCAGTACCAAACTGATACTAACCATTCAGGCCTTACAAACACCCAAGCAAAGAGCCTCCAACGAGAAGTTCGCCAAGAAGAACCTCGACAAACAGGGTAAGCCTAGAAAGACCGAGGAGAAGGTAGAAATCCCCGTATCCAAGACTTGGTTGTTTgtcttgttgtttttggTTATCGGTGGTGGTGTTTTAGAATTGATTAGATTCCTTTTCTAGGGATAAGTCCATCTGGTTCGTGTATGATTCCACCGGCCTGGATCTGGGAGACAGAACACCTTGTTGTCACTTTCTGTATCGAACAGACATACTAGATCCTGTATGCTGTTTCCCTATACACACTGGAGCCCTAACTACAATATACCATCTGTACTATAATAATAAATATCGTTAACTAATGGAGTAGAACGGAGTATAGACAGTAATGTAGAGTTGTATATCTAAAGCTATTTGAGGTCGTTTTGAGTCGTGAAGATATCAACTACAAGTATTTCGAAATGAACAGAGATAAGATGacaaaagaacaattgaCTGATTGCAAATCGAGGACTCTATGTtagaaactgaagataCCATTTGTATGCAAGTGTGACGATTTTTATATTAGATGTTTGATACTGAAATTTGTATAATTATTATCATATATGATAGTCTTGCTATTCCAATAAATTAGTGCTCAATGTTTAGTTATCCAttacaatttttcagattatTTTTATTCTCCTTATACTGTTCGGCAATCCATTCAAACCATTACTTCGATTCTTATTATTAATCTCATTTCATCGTATCTCATTTCATTCATCATCTACTGGTCATCTACAACAGGACTGCTCTGGGCTTCGATGCTTCCTTCACCTTGGTCAATATACAACCCATCGAGCAATGCCAATCTGTCCTCGGGCTTTACGTCTtcgtccttcttcaagtcaaAGATTATCTTATTTGACCGATGGTTTCCATTCTCAAACTTGATCACCTTTTCTGGAACATCGTTGCCAAACTCCTTGAAGCAGTGGAAAAAGTTGTTTCTATCTCCTTCCTCTCCTTCAAAAGAAAACACAGCAAACTcgatgttcttgttgttgatcaagttcaagaaaggGACACTCGTTTCGATCTCAGCCTGTGATAACGGATTGACGCGATCCTTGCTATCTTCCACTTTAGCTTCTGCCCGTCGAGAATTAAAAGGTATGAACGATTCAGCTACTGGCGCAATAGGCAACTCGTACTTGTAGAGATGTCTTCCATTCAAAGTCGAGATGAGCTTCAACTGGTTATCGCTATCGATAATTGCCAACTGGTTAATAGCAAGACGATTTGCTACACATCCAGGATCAGAGTCCCCGAAGGATGCAGTGGGTGCAATGGAGTTACAAAGTTCAGGCAAAGCAACAAATCTGCGAGCTTTCAACGACGACAAAATCCACGAGTCCAAGAACTGGCTCGATTGCAGATTTCTTCGCACCTTCTCCTTATTTAGACTGTTGGGGAAATTGTTGTTCATATTACCAGACAAGtagttgatgttgaacCAATGAACAGAACCAGTAGACTTGGTAATACACCCAAAGCCCGAGTTCATACCCTTGATGCTAGGCTCGTTATTTGAGTTTCCAGAACTACTACTATTAATTTGATCTCCgtagttgttgttgaaccagaagatttcttcaatgatAGCTGATGTCTTTCCTCTGGTGAACTTGCCTATCAAGGACACTTCACTGGGCAATCTATACAAATCCCACATGAACAAAGTGTCTCCTCTATAGTTCGAATGTACAAGATGTAAGTCGTAAGGCGAGAGCGAAACGTTGGAAACACCTCCCAAAGGCTTGAAGACGCCTAAAACCTTGTCGTTGGAAAGATCTATGACTTTGATAAtctggttgttgttgggTTTTAAGCTTCTCGTGCTATTCTCTAATGTTGTAGCTGTAGTAGAAGCTGTAGAATACAAGAGTTTACCTAGCGATTTGCTGATAGAATTAATCGTTGGTGCCTTATAGGTTTCTTTACTCTTTGAGTTCATATACGACTTTACCTTGGAAGAACTGATTTCAGATAACCGGAAAAGTCCATCTAATGCGGTgtttgatattgttgacaatagtttgttcaacaatggCCCTGAAGCCGGCAATTTCACCGGAGTATAGAGATTGCTATGAGTGGATACGGTTTCGTTATTCAGCGGAAGAGTTATCACTGGATCCTGAGCCATGGGGTTCGCTGAAACACTAGGCGCGGAACTACTGATGGCTTTCAAGTGTTTGTACTCGAACTTTGTAGGCGAGTAGACGAGCCAGTTGTCTTCGATATCAAATATTGGACAGTTATCTTGGTTACAACTGGTCTGCAAAAGGATATCTCCATCACCTACAGACTGAAGATGGTGTCTGCTGATCACGGGTTGAGTTGAGCTCTTTCGTATAGACGGCAAGCTGAAGTCGGCGTTGGCTGGAGTTAATTTGAAATCAGCAACATTATAGCGATATATATAGATAAATCCTTCGTTGTTGGCGACCACGACAAACTTCTTGCTGGCTTTCAACGAGAAATCTGTCAGGTTTTGAAAAACCGGGGACAATTCTACAGCTTGGGAGTTGTggaaagatgaagaaaagttgattttcttAGTGATCAATGAATACTTAACTGTTGTTTCAGTTTGTGTTTTGACAAGTAAAACGACCGCGATCAGGTTGGGATCATTTACAGGTAGGTCGAGTAGCTTGAACGTTATGATCGATAACTGGTTCTTTGAAGGCATTACTTCGATCTTGGTCTGGAAGTTCAAGTACAATGTTTCCGATTCAGTTCTCGTTTGCTCGGAAGGCGCTTTCCAGTCCCAGACTTGCAAGATTCGGCTGTCACGGTAGACGATGATGATCTCGCCATTCTTACCGTACTCAAAGAGTGAGTTTTCCGTACTTAGATCACTTAGAAGCTCATCAGTAGAAGTTGACTCAgtttcagcagcagcagtacCAGTAGCAGCGGCAGCCgatttgatcttcttccatgTTGCCAAAGCTGAGCCGAGCTTGTGACCCTTCTTTGGGTTGGTGTGGCTAGAATTATTGTTAGTACGGTTGCACAGAAGATaagaatagaatatagCAGGCTAGAGTAGAAAAAGAGTTTGTACTTACAGTCGGGTTAACTTGATGACATCGTTGGGAGCTTCAGGCATCGTTTTGCAGCGATAGGGATAGTGCAACAGTTGGCGGTTGTTTTTGGAACCCAAGACAGTTTAGGGGTTTTCAGTTTAGTAAACAAGACTGAGGCGATAGAGCGATCTGGAATTGCTTTATAGTAACAAACAGCGGAGGTAACGAATTGACAGTGGGCAACGATTGCAGTTCTTGAGTGTACACGCGGGTATATATAGACGAGGTTTCGAGGAAAAGGCTCCAACACGGCAGTAATTGGTATGGAGCTGGAGGAAAAGAGGTAGAGCTAGATATGTTGATAAGTGGGAGCAGATATTTTGCCAGGGATATTTTTATACCGCGCGTTATCTTATCAGTGCGTCGGGCGTTGGGAAGAATTAGGGAGAGTGCGGGACAATAGGGAGAGAGATCGTGGACGATTGCGAGAATCTGAGATGGTTAGCGAAAGCTTGCGAGGGCCAGGGAGAGCTAAAGAGAGAACATCACCCTGTCTCAGCAGAGAGGATTGGTTGCACAGCATATTACAGAATTTAATAAGCACCACGAGTCGTCG from Scheffersomyces stipitis CBS 6054 chromosome 2, complete sequence encodes the following:
- a CDS encoding predicted protein, with amino-acid sequence MPEAPNDVIKLTRLHTNPKKGHKLGSALATWKKIKSAAAATGTAAAETESTSTDELLSDLSTENSLFEYGKNGEIIIVYRDSRILQVWDWKAPSEQTRTESETLYLNFQTKIEVMPSKNQLSIITFKLLDLPVNDPNSIAVVLLVKTQTETTVKYSLITKKINFSSSFHNSQAVELSPVFQNSTDFSLKASKKFVVVANNEGFIYIYRYNVADFKLTPANADFSLPSIRKSSTQPVISRHHLQSVGDGDILLQTSCNQDNCPIFDIEDNWLVYSPTKFEYKHLKAISSSAPSVSANPMAQDPVITLPSNNETVSTHSNLYTPVKLPASGPLLNKLLSTISNTALDGLFRLSEISSSKVKSYMNSKSKETYKAPTINSISKSLGKLLYSTASTTATTLENSTRSLKPNNNQIIKVIDLSNDKVLGVFKPLGGVSNVSLSPYDLHLVHSNYRGDTLFMWDLYRLPSEVSLIGKFTRGKTSAIIEEIFWFNNNYGDQINSSSSGNSNNEPSIKGMNSGFGCITKSTGSVHWFNINYLSGNMNNNFPNSLNKEKVRRNSQSSQFLDSWILSSLKARRFVALPELCNSIAPTASFGDSDPGCVANRLAINQLAIIDSDNQLKLISTLNGRHLYKYELPIAPVAESFIPFNSRRAEAKVEDSKDRVNPLSQAEIETSVPFLNLINNKNIEFAVFSFEGEEGDRNNFFHCFKEFGNDVPEKVIKFENGNHRSNKIIFDLKKDEDVKPEDRLALLDGLYIDQGEGSIEAQSSPVVDDQ